The following proteins are encoded in a genomic region of Desulfovibrio sp. JC010:
- a CDS encoding STAS domain-containing protein: protein MEITVRRHGDTVVVGMAGRVDAYGAGELDRNLKDLLADEKLACMAFDMAEVRYLSSAGIRSIVRTMKILHSRNGALALCALCSYCRNVLDTAGMTRSLNIFSTHSEAMDFLQSVHWERQALENWERMETADSPIGQFRFVPGENSQADLKVIGSIADIFHSRVDERRVFSRRFSQTEYSIGVGGLGEVPEDYMKVLGSMITIGGTMGWLPTDGHDLADFLVPRNDTGSVLIRTPFNLTLSGGFNEYIMFESSEEGGTTLDRLYRGLFLLARRRRRDFKGVLGTAAWMQTSELMAGTMMRSPVREFAPENKRAITDPSNSGEWFKRDVLPRHRDVTCLTCGVGVDLSCDLSVYDQSGLYAAFYIDPATAGDRGQILNNHGAVFEQVHMPEKMVCLDKMVREVSAKAEFKDMRKLRDNTRVTRAFLGVSYVRRLVRDSAGWQGVELPVNRNIAEKRYREEAEFPLVPEKREAELSKFQRFLEEQQAKHREHGK, encoded by the coding sequence TGCCGATGAAAAACTGGCCTGCATGGCTTTTGATATGGCTGAGGTCCGTTACCTGAGCAGTGCCGGAATCCGCTCCATTGTGCGGACCATGAAAATTCTGCACAGCCGTAACGGCGCGCTGGCTCTCTGCGCGCTCTGCTCCTATTGCCGCAATGTGCTTGATACCGCCGGGATGACCCGCTCATTGAATATTTTCTCCACTCACAGCGAGGCCATGGATTTTCTGCAGTCCGTGCACTGGGAGCGGCAGGCCCTTGAAAACTGGGAACGCATGGAAACTGCGGATTCACCCATCGGGCAGTTTCGGTTTGTGCCCGGTGAAAATTCGCAGGCCGACTTGAAGGTCATCGGTTCCATTGCGGATATTTTTCATTCGCGGGTGGATGAAAGGCGGGTTTTTTCGCGTCGTTTTTCCCAGACAGAATATTCCATCGGTGTGGGCGGGCTTGGTGAAGTCCCGGAAGATTATATGAAGGTGCTCGGGTCCATGATCACCATCGGCGGGACCATGGGCTGGCTGCCCACGGATGGTCACGACCTTGCTGATTTTCTGGTGCCGCGCAATGATACCGGATCGGTGCTGATCCGTACTCCCTTCAACCTGACTCTTTCCGGCGGTTTTAACGAATATATAATGTTTGAATCTTCCGAAGAGGGCGGAACCACTCTGGACCGCCTTTATCGCGGTCTGTTTCTGCTTGCCCGGCGCAGGCGCAGGGATTTCAAGGGCGTACTCGGTACGGCCGCATGGATGCAGACCAGTGAGCTTATGGCCGGAACCATGATGCGTTCCCCGGTGCGCGAATTCGCCCCGGAAAACAAACGGGCCATTACCGACCCATCCAACAGCGGTGAGTGGTTCAAGCGCGATGTGCTGCCCCGGCACCGCGATGTGACCTGTTTGACCTGCGGGGTGGGAGTTGATCTTTCCTGTGACCTTTCGGTTTATGACCAGTCCGGGCTGTATGCAGCTTTTTATATTGACCCGGCAACTGCCGGAGACCGGGGGCAGATTCTCAATAATCACGGTGCTGTTTTCGAGCAGGTGCATATGCCTGAGAAAATGGTCTGTCTTGATAAAATGGTCCGCGAAGTCTCGGCAAAAGCGGAATTCAAGGATATGCGCAAACTGCGCGACAACACCCGCGTGACCCGGGCTTTTCTGGGGGTAAGTTATGTCCGCAGGCTGGTTCGGGACAGTGCCGGTTGGCAGGGTGTGGAGCTTCCGGTCAACCGCAATATTGCGGAGAAGCGTTACCGCGAGGAGGCTGAGTTTCCTCTGGTTCCGGAAAAACGCGAGGCCGAACTGAGTAAATTCCAACGTTTTCTTGAGGAACAGCAGGCCAAGCACAGAGAGCATGGGAAATAA